One Rhodococcus jostii RHA1 DNA segment encodes these proteins:
- a CDS encoding serine/threonine-protein kinase PknD encodes MWWLVRKGGGDLDRDAHEDDYSCTPEMSEAVSCDGQGGCVGMSEHDLVPGAMFAGYTIERVLGTGGMGTVYLARHGSLPRGVAVKVLDGTADDYVRARFVREAEHAARLEHPNIVTVYDRGCEGDRLWIAMQYVAGTDAATLLRRGPLPPDLAVHIVAEIGQALDFAHEHGILHRDVKPANVLLAGRPAAGGGVWRVLLTDFGIAKNLDETRRLTRTGMLVATLVYAAPEALVAGVELDPRADVYSLGCMLFQLLTGRLPYSGSAAAVVDAHLNQPIPRPTVLRPSLPDAMDPVIRQALAKDRDTRFDSCGALAQAARSALSSPRPAPGPREIRTPPTPPVPDRIRAPSPPPQVRAATPPRRVRIDTPPPHRGVEGADRPGGTRAGGQAGPVRWWRRTTTIVVGVLAAMVVVGAGVGAVAAYLASPHPPAARTQTALAFTGLASPQGVAVDADGTVFVADSLNNRVLELASGATTQTVLPFSGLDDPLAVAVDARGNVYVADTGNNRVLELVAGSATPTTLPFTGLDEPLGVSVSDGGDVYVADGGNNRVLKLAAGSATPTTLPFTGLSRPTDVTVSDAGDVIVPDSRNHRVLELTAGASTPTTLPFSDVHAPNAVAVSDDGEVLLTTLDSNDVFELESGSSAPATLPFTGLDRPAGIATGDDGHLYLSDLGNDRVLELA; translated from the coding sequence GTGTGGTGGCTGGTCCGTAAGGGCGGCGGTGACCTCGACCGTGACGCTCACGAGGACGACTACTCGTGCACACCGGAAATGAGTGAGGCGGTCTCCTGTGATGGGCAGGGTGGGTGCGTGGGGATGAGCGAGCACGATCTGGTGCCGGGTGCGATGTTCGCCGGATACACGATCGAGCGGGTGCTCGGTACCGGGGGGATGGGCACGGTCTATCTGGCGCGGCACGGGAGTCTGCCCCGGGGGGTCGCGGTGAAAGTTCTCGATGGGACCGCCGACGACTACGTGCGGGCGCGGTTCGTGCGCGAGGCCGAACACGCCGCGCGACTCGAGCACCCCAATATCGTGACTGTATATGACCGGGGCTGCGAGGGGGACCGACTCTGGATCGCCATGCAGTACGTGGCGGGAACGGACGCGGCGACGCTGCTGCGGCGCGGCCCGCTGCCACCGGATCTGGCCGTCCACATCGTCGCCGAAATTGGGCAGGCCCTCGACTTCGCGCACGAGCACGGCATCCTGCATCGCGACGTCAAGCCGGCCAACGTGCTGCTCGCCGGGCGACCGGCCGCCGGCGGCGGGGTGTGGCGAGTGTTGCTGACGGACTTCGGGATCGCGAAGAACCTGGACGAGACCCGGCGTCTGACCAGGACGGGCATGCTGGTGGCCACCCTGGTGTATGCGGCACCCGAGGCTCTGGTGGCGGGGGTCGAACTCGATCCCCGCGCCGACGTGTATTCCCTCGGGTGCATGCTGTTCCAGTTGTTGACCGGTCGGCTCCCGTACTCGGGGTCGGCCGCTGCGGTGGTCGATGCGCATCTCAACCAGCCGATCCCGCGGCCGACCGTGCTGCGACCCTCGCTTCCCGACGCGATGGATCCGGTGATCCGGCAGGCGTTGGCGAAGGACCGCGACACCCGGTTCGACAGTTGCGGCGCGTTGGCGCAGGCGGCGCGCAGCGCCCTGTCGTCCCCCCGGCCGGCGCCCGGACCACGGGAGATCCGGACCCCGCCGACACCCCCGGTACCGGACCGGATCCGCGCCCCGAGCCCTCCTCCTCAGGTCCGGGCGGCGACCCCGCCCCGCCGGGTGCGAATCGACACCCCGCCGCCCCACCGGGGTGTCGAGGGCGCAGACCGGCCGGGCGGCACCCGCGCAGGTGGGCAGGCCGGACCGGTGCGCTGGTGGCGACGCACGACGACGATCGTGGTCGGTGTGCTGGCCGCGATGGTGGTCGTGGGCGCGGGGGTGGGTGCGGTCGCCGCCTATCTCGCGTCGCCGCACCCACCGGCCGCCCGGACCCAGACCGCGCTCGCCTTCACCGGCCTGGCGAGCCCACAGGGGGTCGCGGTCGACGCGGACGGGACCGTGTTCGTCGCCGATTCCTTAAACAACCGCGTTCTCGAACTGGCCAGCGGCGCAACCACCCAGACGGTGCTGCCCTTCAGCGGGCTCGACGACCCGCTGGCGGTGGCGGTGGACGCCCGCGGGAACGTCTACGTCGCGGACACGGGCAATAACCGGGTCCTCGAACTGGTCGCCGGCTCCGCCACTCCCACTACCCTGCCGTTCACCGGACTCGATGAACCCCTTGGGGTTTCGGTCAGCGACGGCGGGGACGTCTATGTCGCAGACGGGGGCAACAACCGGGTCCTGAAACTGGCCGCCGGGTCCGCCACTCCCACCACGCTGCCGTTCACCGGACTCAGCCGGCCCACCGATGTCACCGTGAGCGATGCGGGCGATGTCATCGTCCCCGACTCGCGGAACCATCGGGTCCTCGAGCTCACGGCCGGAGCGTCCACCCCCACCACCCTGCCGTTCAGTGACGTTCACGCACCGAACGCGGTGGCGGTCTCCGACGACGGCGAGGTGCTGCTGACCACCCTGGACTCCAACGACGTGTTCGAACTGGAGTCCGGTTCATCGGCCCCGGCCACTCTTCCGTTCACGGGCCTCGATCGACCCGCCGGAATCGCCACCGGCGACGATGGTCACCTCTACCTCTCCGACCTCGGGAACGACCGGGTGCTCGAACTGGCATAG
- a CDS encoding DUF732 domain-containing protein, producing the protein MSIRITTAARTLTLAAVIGVSALGAVSVANADTASSLSGQDAVFVEGMADEGIAFSTDDAGVGLAHHICGEFADGATFEEVAAEGLQHSSLSAYEVGYVIGGSVSVYCPQYTDQLPV; encoded by the coding sequence ATGTCCATTCGTATCACCACCGCCGCCCGCACCCTGACCCTGGCCGCCGTGATCGGGGTGAGTGCCCTCGGTGCCGTCTCGGTCGCCAACGCCGATACCGCCTCGTCGCTCTCCGGCCAGGACGCGGTGTTCGTCGAGGGCATGGCCGATGAAGGGATCGCGTTCAGCACTGACGACGCCGGGGTCGGGCTGGCCCATCACATCTGCGGCGAATTCGCTGATGGCGCCACCTTCGAGGAGGTCGCTGCGGAAGGTCTGCAGCATTCGTCCCTGTCCGCGTACGAGGTGGGTTACGTCATCGGTGGTTCGGTGTCGGTGTACTGCCCTCAGTACACCGACCAGCTGCCCGTCTGA